Part of the Legionella cardiaca genome, AGAACAACGTCAAGCCATTCAAACACGCTTTCCTAGAGCAGAACAAATTATTTTAACTGATGAACACGATAAACCATTAGATCCATCTTTAAGTAGAGCCGATGCCAATACTTATATACGCCTTGGATTTCAGGCATCTACTCCATCATTATTTAATACAGCCTCCTTCTTCATCGCGAGGAATAACGATAAGTTCGGCCCCAAAGAGGAAAGCAAACTTACCGAGGCTACAAAGGAAGGTATCAATCAATTTAGAAAATAATAGTAAGTAGCAAGCGTAGCCCGGATTAGCGCAGCGTAATCCGGGATGGATGCCTTTCTCATTCACCAAGTCCCCAATACTCCCCACTCTTCCAATTTTTAATAATAATCCCTTGTTGAATATACCGATGGATACTTGAATATGGCCAACTTTCTGGCTTTGAAGTATAACCATGTTTACAGGATTATAATGAATATAATCAATGTGTTTCTCCAAATCATGGTCATCTCTAATACGATGCTCCCAAAAGCGATTTTGCCAAACATTTCCTTCACCACGATTATTTCTGTTAACCACCCCCCTTTTTTTATTAACCCTTGCGTGAAACGCGTTTTAATTAAGCGCCAGCGTTGAGAATAATTGCAATCTTCTTTAGGTAGCTCCCCTATCAAATGCAAGTGATCCGGCAGTACAATAATGGCATGCGTCTTAAAGTTAAATTTAGCCTTCACAGCACGAAATGATTGACCTAATACATCAATATAGGTCGTTAAATAGGTAGATTTTCTGCTTTTCAAAGTTAACGTGAAAAAATAAATAGCACCATGAGAATAATCGCGACGATAGTTGACCATAAGCAATCCCTTAGGTTGGATGACGCGATGATAAAACTTGGGGAGTTGATGCAATATCTTTGAAAATCCCGGATTATGCTGCGCTAATCCGGGCTACGCATGCTAATAAAAAATATTGAGGGAAAATTATTAGCGGTTAAGTTCTATTAGAAAATAATTTGTATATTAAAAGCATAAAAATACCCGTTAAGGAGCAAAAAATACTTGCTAAGAGTATACCTAATCGAGCTGAATTAATAAGATTTTCATTGAAAGCTAAATTCGCGATAAAGATAGCCATGGTAAATCCGATACCAGTCAATATACTACCGCAACCTAACAATATCCAGTTGAGATCTCTAGGCCTCTTCGCTAATCCAAAAGCTTCGGCAATAAAACTAAAACCAAAAACACCTATAGGTTTTCCCAGAATAAATCCTAAAAATACAGCCAGGGTAACTTCATTAGTAAAATCGGAGAAAGATATCAGCACTCCTGCATTAGCTAACGCAAATAGAGGCAAAATTAGATACCCAATCCATGGGTGTAATAGAATTTCCAGTCGTTCAACCGGAGAAAGGGTTTCACGACTCGCTACTTCAGTCATGTGTAATGACTTGCGATCCTCTGTATCTCCGCTCCAATGTTCTCCTGGTGGATAAGAAACCATATGTTCTAAAATTTTACGTAATCGTTCATCACTTATCCATGTTTCAGTAGGGGTCATCAATCCAAGGATAACGCCAGTAATGGTGGGGTGAATACCGGAGGCATCCACTGAAACCCATATAAGGGCTCCAATTAAAAAAAATACAATTATACTGCGAATCCCTAATTTTCTTATTATGTAAACGAAAACAAACCCTATTACAGATGCACCAAGAGCAGTCCAAGTAATCCCATCACTATAACCAATAGCAACAACCAGAATAGCGCCAATGTCATCAATAATAGCCAACGACAACATGAATATCCGAAGACTTTGAGGAATATGTTTACCAAATAAGGCCAAGCATCCAATTACAAAAGCAGTATCTGTCGCCATAACAGTACCCCAGCCATTTTGTCCGGGTCTACCTTCTTGAAGTAAAAGGTAAAACACAGCAGGCACAAGCATTCCCCCTAAGGCCGCGACAATAGGAAGAGCAGCCATTTTAGGTTGACGTAACTCACCAAAAACTAACTCTCTTTTTAATTCTAAAGATACAAAAAAGAAAAATAGGGTCATTAATCCATCATTTATCCAGCCATGGATTGGACGAGAAAATTCAATATTTCCCAAGCGAATGCCCAAGGGTATATCCCAAATAGATAAAAAAGACTCTGACCAAGGAGAATTCGCCATAATTAGTGATATAGCAGTGGCTAATAATAGTAAACTGGCTGTGCTTGTTTCAATACGAATAAATCGATCTAAGGGTTTTGATATCCAATGTATGAGTTCTTTAGGTAATTGCGGACTTATGGGCATGCAGTCATCCTTTAACTATTATTAGAATATAAAAAACCAGTCTTAGTATCTTAAGTTTTTTAAGGTATACCAAATATGCCTGTGGTCGCGGGATTGTTCAGCGGTCTTGTAGTAATTTACATCATTGATCTGCCCACCTCAACTCTTGCTTTTGCAACGTCTTGTCTCTAGAAACAATCATCGGCATTGATAATGTGTTGCATCAATAAATAATGGTAATGACAAAAATGCAACTCCAGCAGAACTCTAGCTGATAGAACAAAATCACCTAATTAATGTTTACGAAACCTAAAATATTTAGGCCATTTTCAATAGAGTTTACTACATGTGGTTGTGACAATAAGTATTGTCCTATATGTTTTGTTAGCTGTTCTTGAGCGGTATCAAAAGCCACATTCCATTCATTTTTCTTAAAATCCCCATGTCCTAAATACATTAAAGCGACCAAGGTTGCCTGTTGGTCTGGTGGTAAGTTATTTATTGTAGCAAGTATACTTTGATACCAAGGATCCGACAGAATATACGGTGTATCCTCTTCTGTCGTCAACTTAGGATATTCATCTTCCTTTTCTTGAAAGCGTTCTATTTTATGAAGAATAGCTCTAATTTTCTGGGGTTTTATATTTAGCATTTTGTTTTCTCTTTCCATAATAATTAATTATAGTCTATGCATAGTTTTTGGCCTCTTGTGCTATTGGAGAATAATGATGTTGGGAATTTTCACAAAAAACTGTAAATTCATAATATGATCTATACATAACTACCATTTTGGACTCTAAGGAATCGATGGAAAAACAAGAAAGGAAGAAGAAACAAAACCAGTTATGGAAGGAAAGTTTACGCAGTAATTCAAGATATTAAGAATTCACATACAGTATCACTTATTGAAGAAAATTTGATTTAAAAACTCAACTACTTGCTGTGCCTTAATGCTTATCAATTGCTGAGCATGAAAACCATGAAGCCCGATCATTTTGTTGCAATCTTTCTATAAAGGAGTTCTCAGCGCTAATTAAATGTAGTTTTTTAGCCGAAGAGAACATTGATGTAATACATCCAAGCCTGACGCTTCCGCTTTTTTGCACCATTGGTTTAAAGATTCAATTAACACTTTTTGCGAGGATACTTTTTTTAGCCAAATTCGCTCCAATGATTGACGATAATTATAAACAAGTCATAATTGCTCAAAACAATTTAGTAAGTCTTGCAACTGAGGATTAGTTTTTGTAGTTCTTTCTTGTAACAGGCCTTTAGCATCTTTAAATAAATGCCATTCTTTTTTATCTTAATGTTGCGTTTTTCATTTTTCAAAAGGGGAATAATTACTCCTTCATATTAATTGGACATAATTTGAAAACGATTACTATTGTCTCTGGCCAATTTTGGAGGTAATTTTTTTATCTTCGCAAGTCCTAAAAAGGATAGACAAGCGTGATTTGCTTATAGACTATCTTATCCTATTAGTTTGATTTCCACCTTCATTATCCATTGTTTCTTTTGCTTCACTTTCTTCTTTTTCCTGTATTTGAATCGACTCTTCGGAGTGAGAAGGATGGGGAGTATTGCAAACAGAACATGATTGGGTTGATGAGCAAAAGTAACAGCAAAATTTATTAAACAAACAAAAAATAACACCTGCAGCAAATAGAGCGACTATTCCAAGACTATTACCAGAAGATATCGTCAAACCAGTTGCGATAGCCAATAAAATAACTCCCAGTACCTCAAAACGTAGTTCCCAGAGACATGTACTTACTTTGGAAAACTCCATTTTTCTCATGGTATAACTCCTATACTAGTAGTGTATAAATGTTAGCAAAAAAATATCTTTCCTTAATTTTAGACTACTATTTTTGATTCTTTTTACTGCATTTATACAAACATCTTTCTGAATTTCATTTGTAGAGGTTTTAATATTTTTCTGTAAAAAATTCTCTATTGAGGTGTGCTTAGGTCTAGCAAGCGTAGGCTGGGCTGCAAAGCCCAGCGATCCCTTTTGTGAAACTGAAAACTATGTTGACCAGTAAAACAGAATTAACAACTTTTCTTAGCATTGAAGTTTCCATTGCTGATGAATGCTGGGCTTTGCAGCCCAGCCTACGCTTGCCAATTGGAGCATTTTGGAAAAGGTTTATTTAAGTGATAACTCAAATTGAGATTTGTTGGGTTTAAGTAACCCAATCGACGCATCCTACTTCAGATGATTTCCAGATTTAATAGCTTCCTTCATAAAGGCTGTGTGAAATACATTATCACAACCAACATTAATGTATGCGTTTGCTGTATCAAATGCGTGAAAACATAATTTTTTGCCACCATCCCAATGTTGCCATGTAATGTAGGCGGTACCGTCGTCGTCAATTGAATAACTGCCCTTGTCTGTTTGTGGTTCATTGGCGGGTTTATGCGACATCCTACCAATAACAGTACCTTGCTCATCCATAAACATGGAAAAGGTATTTTCAATGGTGCGACCATTTAAGTTATCTGTTGCGATTGATATTGATGTTTTATTAACAAAAGCGTTGATAAATTGCTCTTTATTCAACGCGTTTAAAGTGGCAGCAAAACAGGACGCTTCACCAACCAACATTGTTGTTAAGATAATTGCTATAAATTTTTTCATAAATTCCTCTTAATAATTAAGCAGTTTCGCCAGCAAGCGTAGCCTGGTTGGCGCAGAGTGACAACCAGGGTTTTCCACTTCATTGGCGAGGAACCTGTTTGATGTTTTATAAGAATCAGATTGTGAAGTAAATGAATAAACCAAATTCAGCAGTAGCAACTGTCTTGAATTAGAAATTCAAGACAGTTGCTACTCGCTACGATGGCTGGGAATGACTTTCATATACGGCTATGGTGAGATGTGGGCTTCGATTCTTCCTAAAATCCACGTATAGAGAGTATACTTTTAGCTCTAGTTTATTGAATAAAAGAGTGCGAGTTAAATTAATAAAGAGAATAATATATGGATACTTATAAGGTCATTGATTTATTTATTTCTGGATTCGCTGCTTTAGGTACATGCGGTGCAACATTTTTAGCACTTTATTTTTGGTTTCGTGATGAAGCTTTAAAACTTCGGTTTAATGGAATGCATGGAGACGCATACGGTTCACTTCCGAATATTGAAGGGGGCTATTTAGCATTACGGTTTACTAATACAGGATATAGACCTATTTTTCTCGAATTAGCTGGAGTAAAATTTATCAGTGGTTATTTATGTTCAAAAAAACATGCCACTGTTGAATTCAGTATGCAAAATAATAACTTAATAGAAGATTCTTTACCTAAAATGCTACAACATGGTGAAACCTATATGTACGTAACATCCTGGAATAGTTTCTTAAAGTTATGTGATGCAAATAAATTTAGGAAGTTCCATATTTATACCTATGTTTCATCGCTACAAAAAGAAATTAATTTCAGCTTTAGCAAAAGTATCCTTACAGAAATAAATAATCGCAACTGATTACGCACCTATTTGTACAGATACAGTAGGTTATTAAAGCTGCGCGCAAGTAGCTATATGCATACTAATAATTGGCTTAATCGATAGCTCATGAGAGCCCTTTATTTTTATCCAGTTATTTTTTAGTTCGTCAATATTAAAATTACTCAGAGTAAAGCCACGAGTTTCTATTGTCCCTCTCTTGAATTGATCTTCAAAACCTGAAATATCTTTTAAAGGGCATTTTCTAAAATAAATGATTTCTTCAACCTCTAAATTAGCTGTAAATTTAACCGGAAAAGGTTTATTGTCAATCAATAAAAACAAATCTGTAGCTATAAACTCAATATTTTCATGAATACCAACGGAGATCTTATTGTTTTCGTTTATCCACCAGTTCATAAGGAGATCATTCGCAAGCCCAATTTCTTGTTCCTTATTATATAACATCATGGAATGATTTAAGGGAATGGGGCCGGTTCCCAGATACTGTATATTAAAACTAAACTGTCTCAGATTCCTAACCAAACAAATTGCTGGAAAGGCAATATCAGATCGCCAATCATGATTGCCAGTATCAATAAGTCTATATAATTTAAGTTGT contains:
- a CDS encoding REP-associated tyrosine transposase yields the protein MVNYRRDYSHGAIYFFTLTLKSRKSTYLTTYIDVLGQSFRAVKAKFNFKTHAIIVLPDHLHLIGELPKEDCNYSQRWRLIKTRFTQGLIKKGGWLTEIIVVKEMFGKIAFGSIVLEMTMIWRNTLIIFIIIL
- the nhaA gene encoding Na+/H+ antiporter NhaA, encoding MPISPQLPKELIHWISKPLDRFIRIETSTASLLLLATAISLIMANSPWSESFLSIWDIPLGIRLGNIEFSRPIHGWINDGLMTLFFFFVSLELKRELVFGELRQPKMAALPIVAALGGMLVPAVFYLLLQEGRPGQNGWGTVMATDTAFVIGCLALFGKHIPQSLRIFMLSLAIIDDIGAILVVAIGYSDGITWTALGASVIGFVFVYIIRKLGIRSIIVFFLIGALIWVSVDASGIHPTITGVILGLMTPTETWISDERLRKILEHMVSYPPGEHWSGDTEDRKSLHMTEVASRETLSPVERLEILLHPWIGYLILPLFALANAGVLISFSDFTNEVTLAVFLGFILGKPIGVFGFSFIAEAFGLAKRPRDLNWILLGCGSILTGIGFTMAIFIANLAFNENLINSARLGILLASIFCSLTGIFMLLIYKLFSNRT
- a CDS encoding DUF3775 domain-containing protein translates to MERENKMLNIKPQKIRAILHKIERFQEKEDEYPKLTTEEDTPYILSDPWYQSILATINNLPPDQQATLVALMYLGHGDFKKNEWNVAFDTAQEQLTKHIGQYLLSQPHVVNSIENGLNILGFVNIN
- a CDS encoding restriction endonuclease, translated to MSIKKWKAFEDLVAKVQADLAPEATIKLDQKIVGRISRRKRQIDILVQKNIGNYLINIVIECKDLKGPVNVKSVEATIGLIKDVGANIGVIVSAKGFTKAALAVGEHAQLKLYRLIDTGNHDWRSDIAFPAICLVRNLRQFSFNIQYLGTGPIPLNHSMMLYNKEQEIGLANDLLMNWWINENNKISVGIHENIEFIATDLFLLIDNKPFPVKFTANLEVEEIIYFRKCPLKDISGFEDQFKRGTIETRGFTLSNFNIDELKNNWIKIKGSHELSIKPIISMHIATCAQL